In Carnobacterium sp. CP1, the following are encoded in one genomic region:
- a CDS encoding helix-turn-helix domain-containing protein translates to MEIGKRIKNLRIQKNFTQEELGERTNLSKGYISQLERDLSMPSMEVFFDILEVLGCSPKDFFDKTHIEQRVVYQSNEMTRFEDPDKGYEIEWLIPEANENEMEPIFLKLAEKGEFKEFSPSLAETFAYVKEGRVCVEIGLKRYFAAKGDSIYFHATEKHKIINDHQGESLLLMVVTDSYL, encoded by the coding sequence ATGGAAATTGGCAAACGCATCAAAAATCTACGCATTCAAAAGAACTTTACTCAAGAAGAATTGGGAGAACGGACTAATTTAAGCAAAGGCTATATCTCTCAATTGGAACGAGATCTCAGTATGCCTTCTATGGAAGTGTTTTTCGATATATTAGAAGTATTGGGCTGCAGCCCGAAAGATTTTTTCGATAAGACGCATATCGAACAACGAGTCGTTTACCAAAGCAATGAGATGACTCGATTTGAAGATCCAGATAAAGGTTATGAAATTGAATGGCTGATTCCGGAAGCCAATGAAAATGAAATGGAACCTATTTTTTTAAAGCTGGCTGAAAAAGGCGAATTTAAAGAGTTTAGCCCTTCTTTAGCTGAAACATTTGCTTATGTAAAAGAAGGCCGGGTTTGTGTGGAAATCGGTTTGAAACGTTATTTTGCAGCTAAAGGCGACTCGATTTATTTTCATGCAACTGAAAAACATAAAATTATCAACGATCATCAAGGAGAAAGCTTACTGTTGATGGTAGTGACGGATTCCTACCTCTGA
- a CDS encoding exodeoxyribonuclease III yields MKFISWNVNGLRAIVKKGFLDIFNELDADFFCLQETKLQEGQIDLQLPGYYDYWNYAEKKGYSGTAIFTRHKPLDVFYGIGKNEHDSEGRVITLSYPDYYVVTCYTPNSQSELARLDYRMSWEEDFLAYLNQLDSEKPVILCGDLNVAHENIDLKNWKTNRKNAGFSDEERMKFKTLLNHGFIDTFRYFYPTLEGVYSWWSYRFNARKNNAGWRIDYFCVSERLKDQLEDAKIHTEIMGSDHCPVELTLK; encoded by the coding sequence ATGAAATTTATCTCTTGGAACGTAAACGGTTTGCGTGCGATTGTAAAAAAAGGTTTTTTAGATATTTTCAATGAGCTGGATGCAGATTTTTTCTGCTTACAAGAGACCAAACTGCAAGAAGGGCAAATTGACTTACAACTTCCGGGTTATTACGATTACTGGAATTATGCTGAAAAAAAAGGGTATTCTGGAACAGCTATTTTTACGAGACATAAACCCCTAGATGTTTTTTACGGCATCGGAAAAAATGAACACGACTCAGAAGGCCGAGTCATTACATTAAGCTACCCTGATTATTATGTCGTAACTTGTTATACCCCTAACTCTCAAAGCGAACTGGCCCGGTTAGATTATCGGATGTCCTGGGAAGAAGATTTTTTAGCTTACTTAAATCAATTGGATAGTGAAAAACCTGTTATTCTCTGTGGTGATTTAAATGTTGCTCATGAGAACATTGATTTAAAGAATTGGAAAACCAATCGTAAAAATGCCGGTTTTTCTGATGAGGAACGCATGAAATTCAAAACCTTATTAAATCATGGATTTATTGATACGTTCCGTTACTTTTATCCAACCCTTGAAGGCGTCTATTCTTGGTGGAGTTACCGATTTAACGCTCGTAAAAATAATGCCGGCTGGCGGATCGATTACTTTTGTGTCTCAGAAAGACTCAAAGACCAGCTTGAAGACGCTAAAATTCACACCGAAATCATGGGGTCTGATCATTGCCCTGTCGAACTAACGTTAAAATAA
- a CDS encoding Gfo/Idh/MocA family protein, which yields MLKVGVIGLGGIAQKAYLPVTMAMQNEVEWHLYTRDQEKLSQIGQQYGVSHLYPSIEALLESGIEAAFVHTATHTHAAIVRQLLENGIHVYVDKPISEELEEVEALMALAKQKGLLLVAGFNRRFAPMIQKLKEVPDKNMLFVQKTKPNSSGTVKFAVYDMFIHVVDTALYLLDGPVTVTSYQVTEENGELKNCILHLATATTVCVASMNYVSGANHESVEVHSPTGMHRVVNLTDYQSDIAGKQTVEPFGDWEPTLEKRGFAPLIRLFLAAVQSGENPVSLESTLLSHQLCHQIISGE from the coding sequence ATGTTAAAAGTAGGCGTTATCGGATTAGGCGGAATCGCACAAAAGGCATATTTGCCGGTCACTATGGCGATGCAAAATGAAGTAGAATGGCATTTATACACACGAGACCAAGAGAAGTTAAGTCAGATCGGCCAGCAATATGGCGTCTCTCATTTGTATCCTTCGATTGAAGCATTGCTGGAAAGCGGAATTGAAGCAGCATTTGTGCATACGGCAACTCATACCCATGCAGCAATTGTGAGACAGTTGTTAGAAAATGGAATCCACGTCTATGTAGACAAACCCATTAGCGAAGAGTTAGAGGAAGTAGAGGCATTGATGGCGTTAGCCAAACAAAAGGGCTTGCTGCTTGTAGCAGGATTTAATCGTCGCTTTGCTCCAATGATCCAAAAATTAAAAGAAGTACCTGACAAAAATATGCTCTTCGTTCAAAAAACAAAGCCCAACAGCAGCGGGACAGTGAAATTTGCCGTTTATGATATGTTTATTCATGTTGTGGACACCGCCTTGTATCTACTAGATGGTCCGGTTACAGTGACTTCTTATCAAGTGACGGAAGAAAACGGAGAATTGAAGAATTGTATTTTACATTTAGCAACTGCAACAACGGTTTGTGTAGCTTCAATGAATTATGTGTCAGGCGCAAACCATGAATCTGTAGAAGTTCATTCACCGACCGGCATGCACCGTGTCGTTAATTTGACGGACTACCAAAGCGATATAGCTGGCAAACAAACAGTGGAGCCTTTTGGCGATTGGGAACCGACCCTTGAGAAAAGAGGATTTGCTCCTTTGATCCGTTTATTTTTAGCAGCAGTTCAATCTGGTGAAAATCCGGTTTCGCTTGAATCAACCCTTTTGTCGCATCAATTGTGTCATCAAATTATCAGCGGCGAATAG
- a CDS encoding potassium channel family protein produces the protein MAVKTIGVLGLGVFGSSIAKELSDFDCEVLAVDLDVNNVDRVEPYVTEAIQGDITDLDFLKNIGFDNCDVVVVATGTSLEASVLAVMNCKKLRINTIVAKAKNKVFMEVLYAVGATKVVRPEKEMGTRVAKNLLRRHITDIVDLDDEFAVIEFYPPARWVGRSLQELDLRKRYEMNVIGIRRKPEKRLDVSFGPDYIIDGSDIIVGIAESEIFERYDYLNKLK, from the coding sequence ATGGCAGTTAAAACAATTGGTGTATTAGGGTTAGGGGTATTTGGTTCTTCGATTGCTAAAGAATTGAGCGACTTTGACTGCGAAGTGCTTGCTGTTGATTTAGATGTTAATAATGTGGATCGTGTTGAACCGTATGTAACAGAAGCTATCCAAGGAGATATTACCGATTTAGATTTTTTGAAAAACATCGGGTTTGATAACTGCGATGTAGTTGTTGTTGCAACTGGTACTAGTTTAGAAGCGAGTGTTTTAGCTGTAATGAACTGTAAAAAGTTGAGAATCAATACGATTGTTGCAAAAGCTAAAAATAAAGTTTTTATGGAAGTTTTATACGCTGTCGGTGCAACAAAAGTCGTTCGTCCTGAAAAAGAAATGGGAACGCGAGTGGCTAAAAATTTATTAAGACGCCATATTACGGATATCGTTGATTTAGATGATGAATTTGCAGTGATCGAGTTTTATCCGCCAGCCAGATGGGTAGGACGTAGTTTGCAAGAATTAGATTTACGCAAACGGTATGAAATGAATGTGATCGGAATCAGAAGAAAACCAGAGAAAAGGCTGGATGTTTCTTTTGGTCCTGATTATATCATTGATGGATCCGATATTATTGTAGGCATTGCGGAATCTGAGATTTTTGAACGCTATGATTACTTGAATAAATTAAAATAA
- a CDS encoding ABC transporter permease has translation MKKKKFKLSNLYLILVFAVLYAPIFYLIFYSFNAGGDMNQFSGFTWDNYTAVFEDVRLITIVLNTFLVALLSSLIATIVGTFGALAIYYTKKRQTRNALLSMNNILIVSPDVIIGASFLILFTFIGFGLGFASVLLAHIAFSIPIVVLMVLPKLKEMNDSMIMAARDLGANNWQVLSKVILPSITPGILAGFFMAFTYSLDDFAVTFFVTGNGFTTLAVEIYSRARQGVSLEINALSALMFIFSLILVIGYYFIQQHNVTKKQKNKKLHQTEAVTMR, from the coding sequence ATGAAAAAGAAAAAATTTAAACTCTCCAATCTTTATTTGATCTTGGTTTTTGCGGTTCTTTACGCTCCTATTTTTTATTTGATTTTTTACTCTTTTAATGCGGGCGGGGATATGAATCAGTTTAGCGGGTTTACTTGGGATAACTATACGGCTGTTTTTGAAGACGTTCGGTTGATTACAATTGTTTTGAATACATTCTTGGTAGCCTTATTGTCTTCTTTGATTGCAACTATTGTTGGAACTTTTGGAGCATTGGCTATTTACTACACTAAGAAACGACAAACACGCAACGCACTTTTAAGTATGAACAATATCTTGATAGTTTCACCAGATGTTATCATCGGAGCCAGCTTTCTGATTTTATTCACTTTCATTGGTTTTGGACTAGGTTTTGCTTCGGTATTGCTGGCTCATATTGCTTTTAGTATACCCATTGTGGTTTTAATGGTGTTGCCTAAATTAAAAGAAATGAACGATTCAATGATTATGGCAGCTCGTGATCTAGGGGCCAATAATTGGCAAGTATTGAGCAAAGTGATTTTGCCCAGCATTACACCAGGGATCCTAGCAGGATTTTTTATGGCATTTACGTATTCACTGGATGACTTTGCGGTAACATTTTTTGTAACAGGCAATGGGTTCACAACATTAGCAGTAGAAATCTATTCGAGGGCACGCCAAGGTGTTAGCTTGGAGATCAATGCATTAAGTGCGTTAATGTTTATCTTTTCGTTAATATTGGTTATTGGGTATTACTTTATCCAACAACACAATGTGACAAAAAAACAAAAAAATAAAAAATTGCATCAAACTGAGGCGGTGACTATGCGATGA
- a CDS encoding ABC transporter ATP-binding protein → MAENAIIRFDQIKKQYDDKTVLKNINFDIERGKFYTLLGPSGCGKTTILRLIAGFAEATEGTITLDGKVVNDLPANKRKVNTVFQDYALFPHMDVFENIAFGLRIKKMGKKAIQEKVEAVLKMVRLSGYGDRAISEMSGGQRQRVAIARALVNEPEVLLLDEPLSALDLKLRTEMQYELRELQQRLGITFVFVTHDQEEALAMSDEIFVMKDGEIVQSGTPVDIYDEPINRYVADFIGESNIVDGHMLADYQVSFVGHTFECVDAGMKPNEKVEVVLRPEDLVLTSVEQGKLTIKVDTQLFRGVHYEIIGYDRDGNEWMVHSTKKAEVGSEVGLYFEPEDVHVMRFGESEQEFDARLESYDED, encoded by the coding sequence ATGGCAGAGAATGCAATTATTCGATTCGATCAGATAAAAAAACAATACGATGATAAAACTGTTTTAAAAAACATCAATTTTGATATTGAACGCGGAAAATTTTATACCTTATTGGGACCTTCAGGATGTGGGAAAACCACTATTTTGCGCTTAATTGCGGGTTTTGCGGAAGCGACTGAAGGGACGATCACATTGGATGGAAAAGTTGTCAATGACCTTCCTGCCAATAAACGAAAAGTAAATACCGTTTTTCAAGACTATGCTTTATTTCCGCATATGGATGTTTTTGAAAATATCGCTTTTGGTTTACGCATTAAAAAAATGGGAAAGAAAGCGATCCAAGAAAAAGTTGAGGCAGTCTTAAAAATGGTGCGGTTGTCTGGGTATGGAGACCGAGCAATCAGTGAGATGTCAGGTGGGCAGCGACAACGGGTAGCGATTGCGCGCGCATTGGTTAATGAACCGGAAGTTCTGTTATTGGATGAACCATTATCAGCCTTAGACTTGAAACTAAGAACAGAAATGCAGTATGAATTGCGAGAGCTGCAGCAGCGTCTTGGGATCACATTCGTTTTTGTCACTCATGACCAAGAAGAAGCTCTGGCAATGAGCGATGAGATCTTTGTTATGAAAGACGGGGAAATCGTTCAAAGCGGTACACCAGTCGATATTTATGATGAACCGATCAATCGTTACGTAGCTGATTTTATTGGGGAGAGCAACATCGTTGATGGACACATGTTGGCAGATTACCAAGTTTCTTTTGTTGGGCATACATTTGAATGTGTTGATGCCGGAATGAAACCGAATGAAAAAGTAGAAGTAGTGCTGCGTCCTGAAGATTTAGTGCTGACGTCTGTAGAACAGGGGAAACTAACGATCAAAGTTGATACTCAGTTGTTTAGAGGGGTTCATTATGAAATTATTGGTTATGACCGTGATGGCAACGAATGGATGGTCCATTCGACAAAAAAAGCTGAGGTCGGCAGTGAAGTCGGACTTTATTTTGAACCAGAAGATGTGCATGTGATGCGTTTTGGCGAATCAGAACAAGAATTTGATGCTCGTCTTGAGAGTTACGACGAAGATTAA
- a CDS encoding TrkH family potassium uptake protein, whose protein sequence is MLLNKFRRLSISTKIAFSFAFVIFIGSLLLSLPISTLATSQMTYFDNLFTAVSMACVTGLFTFPVAESYTVFGQVICIVLMQTGGLGLMTIIATIVMRLGKKISYTDTMAVKEALNRDQLDDFKTYLWSIIKYTFLIEGAGMLLLAIRFVPKLGWGKGLFTSLFLAVSGFCNAGFDNMGAISLQHYVHDPLVNLVLASLIILGGIGFSVWFDVTHNVHSIIKNKKRLGLKKTYRFLKPHTRLAINMSLILILVGTMMFMVVEWNNPNSIGTFTVGQKVLASFFQTVTMRTAGFATIDYAGILPFSLLFFIFTMFIGGSPGGAAGGIKTTTFALVLLLIHNEIKGQRYINYARHTIPIETIRRAIVVVASFFMCLMVGVSVLLIVEDQPFLNLLFEAVSALATVGVSVNLTPELSRISQTALMLLMFIGRIGPITIFLSLIRRKRKGKERIYAKTNILIG, encoded by the coding sequence ATGCTGTTAAATAAGTTTAGAAGACTATCGATATCGACCAAGATAGCTTTTAGTTTTGCATTCGTCATTTTTATAGGATCTTTATTATTATCTTTACCCATCAGTACTTTAGCAACATCACAAATGACTTATTTCGATAACTTGTTTACCGCAGTATCTATGGCATGTGTAACAGGGTTATTTACATTTCCTGTAGCCGAATCGTATACAGTTTTTGGGCAAGTAATTTGTATTGTTTTGATGCAAACCGGGGGCCTTGGATTAATGACGATCATAGCGACAATCGTCATGCGATTAGGAAAGAAAATCAGCTATACAGATACGATGGCGGTTAAAGAAGCACTTAACCGAGATCAACTAGATGATTTTAAAACTTATTTATGGTCAATTATCAAATATACCTTTCTGATTGAAGGAGCGGGCATGTTGTTATTGGCAATACGTTTTGTTCCCAAACTCGGTTGGGGTAAAGGTCTTTTTACATCTTTATTTTTAGCCGTTTCAGGGTTTTGTAATGCAGGGTTTGATAATATGGGAGCAATCAGCCTTCAACATTATGTACACGATCCTTTAGTGAATCTAGTATTAGCCTCGTTGATCATTCTGGGAGGAATTGGGTTTTCTGTTTGGTTTGATGTTACTCATAATGTTCACTCCATTATAAAAAATAAAAAAAGACTAGGACTAAAAAAAACTTATCGTTTTTTAAAACCTCATACAAGACTAGCAATCAACATGTCGCTTATTTTGATTTTGGTTGGAACGATGATGTTTATGGTAGTTGAATGGAATAATCCTAATTCGATTGGTACTTTTACTGTTGGACAAAAAGTGTTAGCTTCTTTTTTCCAAACAGTTACGATGCGAACAGCGGGCTTTGCAACTATTGATTACGCAGGTATTCTGCCTTTTTCGTTACTATTTTTTATCTTTACGATGTTTATCGGAGGATCGCCTGGCGGAGCAGCGGGAGGAATTAAAACGACCACTTTTGCTTTAGTATTATTATTGATTCATAATGAAATCAAAGGACAGCGTTACATTAACTACGCGCGCCACACTATTCCAATAGAAACGATTCGCAGAGCTATTGTGGTAGTCGCCAGCTTCTTTATGTGTTTAATGGTGGGAGTCAGTGTGTTACTCATTGTTGAAGACCAGCCATTTTTAAACTTGCTGTTTGAAGCTGTTTCAGCTTTAGCAACTGTAGGAGTTAGTGTGAATTTGACGCCGGAACTTTCGCGGATCAGTCAGACAGCGCTGATGCTGCTGATGTTTATTGGACGTATTGGTCCAATTACTATTTTCTTAAGTCTCATTAGACGGAAACGAAAAGGCAAAGAACGTATCTATGCGAAAACAAATATTTTAATTGGATAG
- a CDS encoding RluA family pseudouridine synthase, producing the protein MNISILYEDNHVLVVEKPVNIPVQADSSGDLDLLTLLKQDLKKRYNKPGNVFLGLVHRLDRPVGGAMVFAKTSKAASRLSDLMRRQEITRHYLAVVRGTPIKKKTQLEHYLLKDTKKNKVSVVSSQQNKAKKAVLEYKVFEKKKNMALLAVKLHTGRPHQIRVQLSSVGLPLYGDQKYGSLVNQSGQQLALWARYLEFKHPVKDTVIKVHSAPPEQHPWTLWTETATTI; encoded by the coding sequence ATGAACATCTCGATTTTGTATGAAGATAATCACGTACTCGTTGTTGAAAAACCGGTTAACATTCCAGTTCAAGCCGATAGCAGCGGAGACCTTGATTTATTAACGCTTTTAAAACAAGACTTAAAAAAACGGTACAATAAACCGGGTAACGTTTTCCTGGGATTAGTCCATCGGCTAGATAGACCGGTCGGTGGAGCAATGGTATTTGCAAAAACGTCGAAAGCAGCTTCACGGTTATCTGATTTGATGAGACGCCAAGAAATCACTCGTCATTATTTAGCCGTTGTCAGAGGAACACCTATCAAAAAAAAGACGCAGTTAGAACATTACTTGCTTAAAGATACGAAAAAGAACAAAGTGTCAGTTGTTTCGTCTCAGCAAAACAAAGCTAAAAAAGCTGTTTTAGAATACAAAGTATTTGAAAAAAAAAAAAACATGGCTTTACTTGCTGTTAAACTGCACACTGGTCGTCCTCATCAAATTCGCGTACAGCTGTCTTCCGTTGGTCTGCCGTTATACGGCGACCAAAAATACGGTTCACTAGTGAATCAATCAGGACAACAACTAGCTTTATGGGCTCGTTACCTTGAATTTAAACATCCGGTCAAAGACACGGTCATTAAAGTCCATTCTGCTCCACCTGAGCAGCACCCGTGGACCCTTTGGACGGAAACAGCCACCACAATTTAG
- a CDS encoding GntR family transcriptional regulator, producing the protein MVKYEAIANEIRKRILRGVYPVESLIPDQISLSKEFNVSRMTMKKALDILAMEGLIYRQRGSGTYVMKTALLNKQDAVVNEYDGLTKQLKGHEITSKVIQFNVEFPSEEIMEHLMIKKNQPVYNLIRLRIVDGKPYVLEHTHMPTDLATGLTEEIMEHSIYRYIHEELGLQFGGAFRKIHADKPSKYDQEYLDCKSDDPVLEVEQVVYLKDGRPFEYSRSRHRYDTRSYTMADINKNI; encoded by the coding sequence ATGGTGAAGTATGAAGCCATAGCCAATGAAATAAGAAAACGGATTCTGCGAGGCGTCTATCCAGTAGAGTCGCTTATCCCTGATCAAATCAGCTTATCTAAAGAATTCAATGTCAGTCGTATGACCATGAAAAAAGCACTGGATATCTTAGCGATGGAGGGACTGATTTATCGTCAGCGCGGGTCCGGTACGTATGTCATGAAAACAGCGCTGCTAAACAAACAAGATGCTGTTGTAAATGAATACGATGGATTAACAAAGCAATTGAAAGGACATGAAATCACGAGTAAAGTCATTCAATTTAATGTGGAATTTCCTTCTGAAGAAATCATGGAGCACTTAATGATCAAAAAAAATCAACCGGTTTACAACCTGATTCGATTGCGTATCGTTGACGGGAAACCTTATGTCTTGGAGCATACGCATATGCCGACGGACTTGGCCACGGGTCTGACAGAAGAAATCATGGAGCACTCTATTTACCGCTACATTCATGAAGAATTAGGGTTGCAATTTGGCGGAGCTTTTAGGAAAATCCATGCGGATAAGCCTTCTAAATACGATCAAGAATACCTCGATTGCAAATCAGATGATCCAGTATTAGAAGTAGAACAAGTGGTTTATCTAAAAGATGGCCGGCCGTTCGAATATTCGCGAAGCCGTCATCGTTACGATACTAGAAGTTATACTATGGCGGATATTAATAAAAATATTTAA
- a CDS encoding ABC transporter substrate-binding protein, whose product MKRLITLVLLILMVSGGIYFSVSQLNKAQGITSDNTLSLYNWGDYIDPALITKFEKETGYRVSYETFDSNEAMYTKIEQGGTTYDLAVPSEYMIQRMIKEDLLVKLDHEKIAGMANLDEQFLNKAFDPENQYSIPYFWGTLGIIYNDKFIAEDAIQHWDDLWNPDLKNDVMLIDGAREIMGLSLNSLGHSLNSKDQTELEAAAEKLDGLTPNVKAIVADEIKMYMIQEESSVAVTFSGEAAEMLDGNDRLHYVIPSEGSNVWFDNFVIPKTAENLDAAYAFINFMLEPENAAQNAEYVGYSTPNKVAMELLPDELTEDEQFYPDSKTMENLEVYEDLGRKYIGIYNDFFLEFKMHRN is encoded by the coding sequence ATGAAACGTTTGATCACTCTCGTATTATTGATTTTAATGGTTAGCGGCGGAATTTATTTTTCAGTCAGCCAACTCAATAAAGCGCAAGGCATTACATCTGATAATACATTGAGTCTCTACAATTGGGGAGATTACATCGACCCAGCGTTGATCACAAAGTTTGAAAAAGAAACAGGCTATCGAGTTTCTTATGAGACTTTTGATTCGAATGAAGCCATGTACACTAAAATTGAACAAGGGGGGACAACTTACGATCTGGCTGTTCCCAGTGAATACATGATTCAACGGATGATCAAAGAAGATTTATTGGTTAAATTAGATCATGAAAAAATAGCAGGGATGGCAAACTTAGATGAACAGTTTTTAAATAAAGCCTTTGATCCGGAAAATCAGTATTCGATTCCGTATTTTTGGGGAACGTTGGGCATTATTTACAATGATAAATTTATCGCAGAAGACGCGATTCAGCATTGGGATGATTTATGGAACCCAGATTTGAAAAACGATGTGATGTTGATAGATGGAGCTCGTGAAATTATGGGATTATCCTTAAACAGTTTAGGCCATTCGTTAAATTCTAAGGATCAAACAGAGCTAGAAGCAGCAGCTGAAAAATTAGATGGTTTGACTCCTAATGTCAAAGCGATCGTCGCAGATGAAATAAAGATGTATATGATTCAAGAAGAAAGTTCTGTAGCGGTCACTTTTTCAGGTGAAGCTGCAGAAATGTTGGATGGAAATGATCGATTGCATTACGTTATCCCAAGCGAAGGTTCGAATGTTTGGTTTGATAACTTTGTGATCCCTAAAACAGCTGAAAATTTGGACGCTGCTTATGCCTTTATCAATTTCATGTTGGAGCCGGAAAATGCAGCCCAAAATGCTGAGTATGTAGGGTACTCTACTCCAAATAAAGTCGCAATGGAATTGCTGCCAGATGAACTCACAGAAGATGAACAGTTTTATCCAGATTCAAAAACGATGGAAAATTTGGAAGTCTATGAAGACTTAGGCAGAAAGTACATTGGCATTT
- the murB gene encoding UDP-N-acetylmuramate dehydrogenase, giving the protein MLIEQMKKVFPNSMIKANEPLSLYTYTETGGPADILVLPKEKEEVAAMVRWINEQQVPLTVLGNASNLIVKDGGIHGVVMVLTEMNDITVNRHQITVQSGARLIDTSYAALEAGLTGLEFACGIPGSIGGAVFMNAGAYEGEVSEVIHTVTILTRDGEIKTLKNKDLEFSYRHSAIQETRDIVLEVEFHLEKGKPADIKKRMEELTFLRESKQPLEYPSCGSVFKRPTGYFTGKLIQEAGLQGKIWGGAQISEKHAGFIVNIAQATATDYIELIAYIQKVILENTGVELVPEVRIIGEDL; this is encoded by the coding sequence ATGTTAATAGAACAAATGAAAAAAGTATTTCCAAATTCAATGATCAAAGCAAATGAACCATTATCGCTTTACACGTATACCGAAACAGGCGGACCGGCAGACATCTTAGTATTGCCGAAAGAAAAAGAAGAAGTTGCTGCAATGGTAAGATGGATCAACGAGCAGCAAGTGCCGTTGACTGTTTTGGGAAATGCAAGCAACTTGATTGTTAAAGATGGCGGAATCCACGGTGTGGTGATGGTTTTAACAGAAATGAATGACATTACTGTTAACAGACATCAGATAACCGTACAAAGTGGTGCACGTTTGATCGATACCTCTTATGCGGCTCTTGAAGCCGGTTTGACAGGGTTAGAATTTGCTTGTGGGATTCCGGGCAGTATCGGCGGCGCTGTATTTATGAACGCTGGGGCTTATGAAGGTGAAGTCAGTGAAGTGATCCATACGGTGACGATTTTAACACGGGATGGCGAAATAAAAACACTGAAAAATAAAGACCTGGAATTCAGCTACCGTCACAGTGCTATTCAAGAAACACGCGATATCGTCTTAGAAGTTGAGTTTCATTTAGAAAAAGGCAAGCCAGCTGATATCAAAAAGCGTATGGAAGAGTTGACCTTTTTGAGAGAGTCGAAACAACCGCTAGAATACCCTTCATGTGGGAGTGTCTTCAAGCGTCCTACAGGCTATTTTACAGGCAAGTTGATCCAAGAAGCCGGTTTGCAAGGTAAAATCTGGGGCGGGGCACAGATTTCAGAAAAGCATGCAGGTTTTATTGTCAATATAGCCCAAGCAACGGCTACTGATTACATTGAACTGATTGCTTATATTCAGAAAGTTATTTTAGAAAATACCGGTGTTGAATTGGTGCCGGAAGTGAGAATTATTGGTGAAGACCTTTAG
- a CDS encoding ABC transporter permease, with amino-acid sequence MTKQSKALYFIPYSIWLVLFVIAPLLLIFYQSFFSIDGQFTIENYKTYFESSTYLTMTLNSVWYAFLITVLTLLISYPTAYLLNKTKHKQLWLLLIILPTWINLLLKAYAFIGIFSANGSVNDFLAFIGIGRQQILFTDVSFLLVATYIEIPFMILPIFNALEELNPSYISASRDLGANNVETFRRVIFPLTLSGVKSGVQAVFIPSLSLFMLTRLIGGNRVITLGTAIEQHFLVTQDWGMGSTIGVVLIVAMLLIMLATGEKRKKGENHK; translated from the coding sequence ATGACTAAACAATCTAAAGCTCTTTATTTTATACCTTACAGCATCTGGCTGGTTTTATTTGTGATTGCTCCATTACTCTTGATCTTTTATCAGTCTTTTTTTTCCATTGATGGACAGTTTACAATTGAAAACTATAAAACGTACTTTGAGTCCAGCACTTATTTGACGATGACGTTAAATTCCGTTTGGTATGCTTTTTTGATCACTGTTTTGACGCTGCTCATCAGTTACCCAACAGCCTACTTGCTGAATAAAACCAAGCACAAGCAATTATGGTTGTTATTGATCATTTTACCGACATGGATCAATTTGCTGCTAAAGGCTTACGCGTTTATTGGTATTTTTAGTGCCAATGGATCAGTCAATGATTTTCTGGCATTTATCGGAATTGGCCGGCAACAAATTTTATTTACGGATGTCAGTTTTTTGCTGGTAGCTACTTATATTGAGATTCCTTTTATGATTCTGCCTATTTTTAATGCACTAGAAGAATTAAACCCTTCTTATATTAGTGCAAGCCGTGATTTAGGGGCAAATAATGTTGAAACGTTCCGGCGTGTGATTTTTCCTTTGACCTTGAGCGGTGTGAAAAGCGGTGTACAAGCTGTTTTTATTCCTTCTTTGTCGCTCTTTATGTTGACCCGTTTAATCGGTGGAAATCGCGTGATAACACTTGGAACAGCTATTGAACAGCACTTTTTAGTAACGCAGGACTGGGGAATGGGTTCGACGATAGGCGTGGTGCTGATCGTCGCTATGTTGCTTATCATGTTGGCAACAGGAGAAAAGCGAAAGAAAGGAGAGAATCATAAATGA